From one Triticum urartu cultivar G1812 chromosome 3, Tu2.1, whole genome shotgun sequence genomic stretch:
- the LOC125542673 gene encoding short-chain dehydrogenase TIC 32 B, chloroplastic-like, translating into MGILSLITGKPGASGFGSGSTAEQVTEGISAAGLTVLVTGGSSGIGLETSRVFALRGAHVIIAARNTEAASEARKRIMEIHPVARVDVLKLDLSSLKSVRAFADQFNSMNLPLNILINNAGVMFCPFQLSEDEVEMQFATNHLGHFLLTNLLLDNMKTTAKSTGIEGRIVNLSSVAHLHTYPKGILFDQLNDKKIYNDKMAYGQSKLANILHAKELSRRLKEEGANITVNCVHPGLIMTNLMRHSFALMKAIQVVTYLFWKNVPQGAATTCYVGLNPQLKGMTGKYFADCNEEKTSAHAKSDALAKQLWEFSEELIRSAK; encoded by the exons ATGGGCATCCTGTCCCTCATCACCGGCAAGCCGGGCGCCAGCGGGTTCGGCTCGGGCTCCACGGCGGAGCAGGTCACCGAGGGCATCTCCGCCGCCGGCCTCACCGTCCTCGTCACAG GAGGATCTAGTGGCATTGGTCTAGAGACCTCGAGAGTCTTTGCCCTGAGAGGAGCCCATGTCATCATTGCTGCGAGAAACACAGAGGCTGCATCAGAGGCAAGGAAGCGCATCATGGAGATACACCCAGTAGCCCGTGTCGATGTTCTGAAGCTTGACCTTAGCTCCCTCAAGTCTGTCAGGGCCTTCGCTGACCAGTTCAACTCCATGAATCTTCCTCTAAACATCTTGAT AAATAATGCAGGTGTGATGTTCTGTCCTTTCCAACTGTCTGAAGACGAAGTGGAGATGCAGTTTGCCACAAATCATCTTG GTCACTTCCTACTGACCAACCTTCTCCTTGATAACATGAAAACTACTGCCAAGTCTACGGGTATTGAGGGTCGCATTGTGAACTTGTCATCAGTTGCCCACCTCCATACATATCCAAAGGGGATTCTGTTTGATCAGCTCAATGACAAGAAAAT ATACAATGATAAAATGGCCTATGGACAATCTAAGCTTGCAAACATACTGCACGCGAAAGAGCTCTCTAGGCGGCTCAAG GAGGAAGGAGCTAACATCACAGTTAATTGCGTTCATCCTGGATTGATCATGACCAATTTGATGAGGCATTCCTTTGCTCTCATGA AGGCGATTCAAGTTGTCACCTACTTGTTCTGGAAGAATGTACCCCAG GGAGCGGCAACTACTTGCTACGTAGGCCTCAACCCTCAGCTGAAGGGGATGACAGGCAAATACTTTGCCGACTGCAACGAGGAGAAGACGAGCGCGCACGCGAAGAGTGACGCCTTGGCAAAGCAACTCTGGGAGTTCAGCGAGGAGCTCATCAGATCCGCCAAATGA